A genomic segment from Streptomyces sp. NBC_00459 encodes:
- a CDS encoding GPW/gp25 family protein translates to MSDRFIGRGWAFPLRVGPTGGIGMVEREREIEEAIRLVLGTAPGERPMRPEFGCGIHEYVFAPGDGATAGLIAQQVREALERWEPRIAVDDVVVAYDAVEAGTLYIDVRYTLRSTNDRRNLVFPFYTIPSEEGAEELVAD, encoded by the coding sequence ATGAGCGACCGGTTCATCGGCCGTGGCTGGGCGTTCCCGCTGCGGGTCGGGCCGACCGGCGGGATCGGCATGGTCGAACGGGAGCGGGAGATCGAGGAGGCCATCCGCCTGGTCCTCGGCACCGCGCCCGGCGAGCGGCCCATGCGCCCCGAGTTCGGCTGCGGCATCCACGAGTACGTCTTCGCCCCCGGCGACGGCGCCACCGCCGGACTCATCGCCCAACAGGTGCGCGAGGCCCTGGAGCGGTGGGAGCCGCGCATCGCGGTGGACGACGTGGTCGTCGCCTACGACGCCGTCGAGGCCGGAACCCTCTACATCGACGTGCGCTACACCCTGCGTTCCACCAACGACCGGCGCAACCTGGTCTTTCCCTTCTACACGATCCCCTCCGAGGAGGGGGCCGAGGAATTGGTCGCCGACTGA
- a CDS encoding PAAR domain-containing protein, whose amino-acid sequence MPAAARTGDPTNHGGVIAMPPPGRAAQAVARVLIGGRPAAVTTGVGGPGSVHTCAMPPHLALGPGNVIMPNPAALARGQVLIGGLPAARMRDQTTCGAMIIAGAPNVLIGGV is encoded by the coding sequence ATGCCAGCCGCAGCCCGTACCGGTGACCCCACCAACCACGGCGGCGTGATCGCCATGCCGCCGCCCGGCCGCGCCGCCCAGGCGGTGGCGCGCGTACTGATCGGCGGTCGCCCCGCTGCCGTGACCACCGGCGTCGGCGGCCCGGGCAGCGTGCACACCTGCGCGATGCCCCCGCACCTGGCCCTGGGCCCGGGCAACGTGATCATGCCCAACCCGGCCGCGCTCGCCAGGGGGCAGGTCCTCATCGGCGGCCTGCCGGCCGCGCGGATGCGCGACCAGACGACGTGCGGCGCGATGATCATCGCCGGCGCCCCCAACGTCCTGATCGGGGGCGTGTGA